The following DNA comes from Populus trichocarpa isolate Nisqually-1 chromosome 19, P.trichocarpa_v4.1, whole genome shotgun sequence.
TTGCAGGTGAATGTTACCATTTCACCTAGGGACAATTATTGCATCGAGATTGTTCTTCGCTGTTTGGCAGTAGAGGGTGATGGACTTGGATCACACCAAGTTAATGATGGTGGTGTTCTGGGTACTGTCATGACAGCTGGCTTCAAAGGTTAGAAATTATCAATTGATTATATGATGCTTGGACTTTTGAATTTTCCACTGAATATACAGTGGTGTTCATGCAGTTCTTCCTTGTTTAGTTGAGGTATGATGTGAATGCGCACCAAAGTGTGTGTTCATGTGTGCACTCATGCACAAATGTAtccataactatatataaatgctCAAATTTTGTTGAAACAATTGATTTGTTGGAACTGAGTTGTTTTTTGTGAATGGAAAGGTATGAGCAGCTCATTAATTTTCTGTAATCTTCTCTGAGCATATCTGTAGGTTCTTGAACCTTTGTTTAAATGGTTGGCTAACTaggaacccttttttttttggttgactcgggttaacccgagtcaacccatatgacccgtgacccgatcacttgatcgggtcgatgaccgggtcgggtttcaaaactatgataattAGGTTTCATTTTGTTAAAACCATACTCTCCATTTCCTCCctcaaaatcataaatattttcttctgGCCTtcgaatttaatttttttttttttaatatggttgtCCACCTCCACTAATTTTACGGGTTCCAAAGTTAATAACTATGTAAACCTCCAATGACTCTAAAAggattcaaattgaaaaacaaatttaaaatctgactAATTAAATTCTACATTTTCCAATTATGCTCAATAGTATTATGGTTTCATTGTGCCGCCCGACTTTCTTTTTGTTGGTCTGATCAGTCGAGCTACTGGACTTTTCTATAcaactcttttcttttagttgcttaaaatcaattataataaaataattgagattatATTCAGAGTTTTATTCCTTTAAATAATATtccattttagttttattcctttaaataatttatttggagTGAATtgggaagaaagagagaagaaggaactaaaaaaataatagggaAAAACATGCAAAtgagaaaaagagaaataaattaaagaatgaaaaaattagaaaaattatgggAAAGAGATTTTATACATTAAGAGGGgaaaatttaattaactataaatagCAAGaaggaaataatataattgtacATAAAAAGCACTTCTTGAAACTGTTTGGCAATAACGGTAAAAGAATAAATCTAAATTGTGTTTCCCCTGCTATAAATGTATGATCTTGCAAAATACAAGTAGGCTATGAACCCCACTGCACTAAGACCAGCAAGCAGCCAGTAGAAATAATCAAGGTGTGCCCTGTTGAGATTGTTGGCGAACCAGCTCTCTTGACCATCTCCACTTGTTGCTTCATCAATGACAGAGACAAGAAAGCTACTTAAAAAGTTTCCTACTCCTAGGATACTGAGGTAGAGTGAGATACCCAGACTCCTTAGTTCCTTTGGGACCTGATCATAGCAAAACTCTTGAAGTCCAACAATGGTGAGCACATCAGCAATACCGCATAGGATATACTGAGGAACCAACCACCAAATACTCATCGGAACTGTCACATTTGGAAGATCAACCAGCCCATGCTCTTTGGCAGTTTCAAGTCTTTTCATTTCAACAAGAGCTGCAGTTACCATGGAAATTGCTGAGAAAACCATTCCTGTTCCAATTCTTTGAAGCATTGTAATGCCAGAAGGTTTCCGGGTTAGACCTCGTGATATAGGGACAACAATGCGGTCGTATACTGGGATAAACAGAATGATGGCAAACCCAATGAAGATTTGAAGTGAAGCAGCTGGAATTTTGAAGCCTGAGACAATTGTTCTGTCCAGCGTAGCTCCTTGCTTTGTGAAGAAAGTTGTGGTCTGTGCAAACACAGTTGCATAAGCCAAACTTGTGATCCATATTGGGACAAGTTTCAACAACGCTTTTGTGTCTTCTACATCACTGACACTGCACACATTTTGATCTACCAATGAACCATCTGGTGCAAGCAACGCTTTGTTGAGGAACCTTCCACAACAGAAGCTGCTGTGTTAGAACTTAAAAGAGAGTTTAATCAAGAGAAGTATTGAAGAGTTgtttcatttaataaattttctatgAACCACAAAATCAGTAATAAATCCTCCTCATCTTAATGTAAAAGCTTCCTTTTTGCTGAAGTTATGTCACCTCCACTTCATTTCAATTCTTAAAAAACGAACaagattatttttcttacttgaaTTGCTCGTGACTTTGATGCCACTGGCAAGCATCCTCTTCACCAGGCATAGCTGAAGGAGGAGTTGTGTGTCGGTTTCTAATTGCTCTATGAATCACCCGACCAATTCTCATAAATGGATTTTTCTCATTCCCATTGACACTATACCTGTAAGTTCTGCTTCCAAGCAAGAGAATAAGCAGGGTCGTCGTCATCACGATACAAGGGATTCCAAATCCAAGGGCCCAACTGAGGTTATCTTGGATGTAGACCATCACGACGAGAGTTAAGTTAACACCAACTGATGAGTAAAAGTACCACCAattgaaaaatgagcttttagcTTTACTCTCCTTTGGATTCTGTCCATCAAATTGATCAGCTCCAAATGCCAGAGCACAGGGCTTGTGCCCACCTTGACCAAATGCTACTAGATATATAGAGAAGAAGAACAATGTTACTTGAAACTGAGAAGGAGTACTTAACATGgcatctttgatgttttgaaagTCATGAACACTGTCAGATGTTAGCGTGGCTGCTAATGTCAACAAGCCTAGTCCCTGTGAATCATGCAACGCAAGTGGAAGATCATTAGTATTGGAACATTACTGATGATACGACATTACAATGAAATCTTAAGTAAGAATGCATCAGTTTTAACACGGTATCAGAGCAGTAAAGAACCTGTTATCTTTGTCTTGTTGCTGCTCCTATCGTCCAGATTGTTGCTGGATTTTATCCTTACAAGACTTTTGCTAACTTGAATTACATAAACACTCTTttactgttgttgttgtttcagCCTTTTATTGCCGCTGTTTTGTTacaatttttacttttattttgctATGATATTGCTATTGTTTTCGCTGCTGTTCTAGCTGAATTTTCTGTTATCCTCACTATTGTTTCGTTGCATTGCACTGTTGCTTGTTTGTAGAACTATAATCTTCATGCCATTTGTTGTCGCATTACTACTGTATTTCTCTGATTTGACTATCTTTTATCAATATGATTGAGTCAAAAAATTCAGCAACACAATATGGATCTATATTCTTGTCAAgattgatgaagaaaatgatcGTACAACACGAAAGAAGGagattgataaagaaaatgtgTGTATACATTCTGTCAAGATTGGATGATATATACTGCCATGTCAGAAGTGATATTCTTTATACAAACTCATTTCCAAAACCACCTCTTTGTTCTCATGTTAACAATGTCAACAGTGTTTCTATGCTAGTCGCTAGATCTGGAACTATTGCTTTAACTGCTACTTTATCACCAGACCAAACATTATTAGTTCCTTTTCTATTCAATAATCTTCTTTCAATGCATCGGCAAAGGAATTAAGTTTTATAGTATTCATGTTCTTGTCTTTTTCAGGATATCAGCAGCAAAAAGATTGGTGGGTGTGGTGCTAAGAGAGAGGGGCTATATTACATCGATGACATCTACTTCAACAAGTGTTTGTCTTCTACGGATTCGGGTTgtcaataaaaacatttatttccaaaattatttttaaactacaaTGTTTCTGATTTTGTGTGTGAAACTTGTATTTTAGGTCCGACAGCCACGTTAGATTTATTGGTTTTGGTTCTGTAGTCTTgcctgtatttaaaaaaaaaattaaagaaatttatttataattgttttaaaaatatatttattttgtatttttatcttttttgtatttctttcttctattttgggATTTAACTACATGCATCCCTAAAattcactcaattttttttttattaatctctaattttagtgaagaaattatctacaaaattgcaaaaattaaaataatcaaaggaACAATAAGTCTTttacatatacaatattttcttttcctataacataatgtatcaattcaaaagttttctcttataatcatatattttaaatttttgtatatatgAATAGTTATAATATAGAATAAACTCTACTTGTAACAAACTTTGACAATTAGATTATGCAACaacatctcaaatttaaaaaagcatgaaccctttaaaaaaatgttcaacatttggatggaaacataaaattaatatttgcatccataatgcatataaaaaaaaaagttcatttttgaaaacttgaaataaatcacttagaacttagtatttttttttttattctttcctcttcaaatataacaaatttataaaataagtttcataaacaaaaaaaaatttgcaattaAATTCTActgcatataaataaaaaatcctgcTTGAATGAGacagtgtttgtttttacaattcaatcatgcttttgaaaaattttaaatttttttacccaGACGAGCTGGTCTGACGTGGTTGCTAGACCAAAGCGTTTGGGTCTGGCAAACCATGCCAGACCAAGGTGTGTTGGTTTGGCAATCATGCTAGACTAAAGGTGCTTGAGTTTTGCaaccatgtcagacccaagtgcCTTGGGTATAGTAAACATGTATGATTtaacaaacaataaataaaaaggacaaTTATGCACTTTAGTTgttagaaaagagaaagaaaagaaaaaacacaaacaatcaaTCACCAGCAGCAATccaattattatttatctacAGCGCTACACCAtgtgaaaaaaaacactactgCAGATCAAGTTAGACAGCAAATAACCAGATTTGACCACTTAAACCATAATACACGCTTCTAAGTTAACAACTCTCCGAGATattcaatcaaattatttatttgataatgaatattaaaaatgatcaaATATACATAAACAAAGGACTTAAAATATTACCATGAGAGACACGATAATGGATGTGGTCCCGAGGTAGGTGACATATCACATGCTTTTAATAATGTCTGCTACCATCATGTAAGCATAGTAATTCTCCAcggccttttttttcttttgtttatcttGAATGGGTAGGGGGTACGTGGAGATATAGATATTTATGAGTAttgtagttgttattttttaatatattatttaaaaaattatttttaatataaatatattaaaatatctaaaattattaaaaaattaatttaaaataattaaatttttataaagtaataTTTAGAATGCAGTTCCACACGCCACCTGATTATCCCAGACCAAGCAAATCGAACGCACGACTCCATAAAATTGTGTCTTCTTAACAAGTGTGTTAAGGTAGAGGTGTACAGTAAGTTGATCAATCGAATAAAATTTTCGTGTTTATACTGTTCGATGAAATATATGTGAATCAGATTTCATCACGAGAGCaagtaaataattttaaaaaataaataataaaaaaagcattggTGGTGAAAAAATAGGAGAGATGAGAGGGAGGAGGCTAACCAAGATGTAGATGAGAGAAGCGGCAATAATAGTCCGGTAACGGCCAAGAAAAGAGTCGGCAACAAAGGCTCCTAAAAGAGGCAGCAACGTGGCCGTGCCAGACCACGTATTCACATTGGCGGCGGCACTGGCCGTGGACTGACCAAGAGGACCCGTCAAGTACGTTATAAGGTTCGAAGATATCCCAAAATATGCAAACCTCTCTGCAACTTCCAcagctacacacacacacaagaacTGCAAAATTCAAATACCAAGTTTCATCAGAAGCTTCAGCTCATATGATGAAATTCTTGATACACGGACGTACCTGTGATGAAAGAGGCTGATCTCCAGCCACCTGAGGTGGATCGGTGAACTGGGTTGCCTTTGTAGTCAACGGAGCCATTAACACTGTCATCTCCCGCTTCAATTAGAGGAGTAGCAGCACTGCTTCTTTCGGTGCCAGatgaaatatttgaaagatGAGATATTGTCATGGGTAGCTAGTAATTAGCTAGCAGCTGCTTCTCTAAGCCAAATGATAACTATCCACCTAATACGAACATGAAGACTGACTCCCTTTTGCTACCTCATGTACCTTAATTTCCATAAGTTCAAACCTGTTCCTGCCTGAACTCTGTTATTTATATCTGCGTTCTTGTTCACAAGTCCTCttgttttctcttcattttccgGACTTGTCTCTTTTCATATGTTAAGAGAAGATATACACTACCAATTCAACATAGAACGTGACCCCTGTTTGTCCTTCAGGCCCGTTTAGAATCGTGATTTGGGCCGGTTTAGCCGCAACAACAATTTAGTATTCGTTGTTGCTgattattaaaactataaaaataaaaaatatatattttaaaaaataatcattattatatttttataacttttatatGCTTCTCAACCACTCTCCCTGTTTTTTCTTAGAGTTGTTTCCTCGTATTGTTGAATTTGTCATTACATAGACCAAAAAAAACTTCAGATATAAAAATCATCTCCTGGAGAGACCCATGGATGCATCTTCAGCTGCATTTGGAGTTTGGTGAGTTTGCCATTACACAGATCTAGTCGGCCAGCAGGAAGAGACCCATTTTTTTGGTGAGTTTTTATGAATTATACCCTTCTTCAATGCTTCCGCAAAGCTCAAATTACAATTATGTTGGAGGGCATGGTTTATACCTTATATAGTCGCCGGGCAAGACATGCATGGCGATCGAGTTTATAGGTTAGGCAAACGTCTTTTTAGCAAGGCAAATAAGGCAGTGGAAAATTATCAGTTCTTTTcttattagatattttaattcCATTATTACTCGAAAGAGTACCAGTACATTATCAATTCCTTaacacatataaaaattataaacacgGAAGTTTGAGCCAGCTCTTcgtgagaagaagaagaagaagaagaagaagaagaagaaacaccaGGCACATTGAACAGTATATTCCAGATAACATTCCGTCCTTTCCATTTcattaaaggggaaaaaaaactaattcccAAGTTCTTTTTTCAGGTGTTGCACGTAaattaagagagagaagaggggaggaaaggagaagaaaaggacaaAATGGTGACCAAGCCATTATGTCTACTCATCAACAGTCAACACATGTTACTCTAGGAGAGAGAACTTGTGCTGATGAAGCTGCGACCATGGCCCCACGTTCCACTTGAATGTGGCAGGGCATCTTTTATTGAACAAAAACATTGACTCTTTCGGGGAGTGCATAGTGtgatttatgatatttaaaaaatattttttaattaaaactatattaaaacagttttatttagatttttttattttaatattagaaagcCACCATCATCTAAGAACGTTGTCTTAACTGCCACCTTAAGACATGTATTatccaacacaaaaaaatatcaaacctcTACTGCAACTTTTTGGCAgattctaaaacattttatttcatgaaaaaaattgatatttaaacattttctaaacatccaaaaaatattaacaataacttcAAAATAGGATTAACCAAGCAAAACAACATTTTCCTTAATCAACCCACATAAttgccaaaaacaaaattacaccaaaaaaatgtttaaaaacatcattaaacatACAAGAGAAAGCTAGAGGTGTGCCTCATGGATATCACTTGTTAGGTTAGATGAGGTTTTAtaccttcaaaatttaaaacagcAGACGCTACTCTTTTGCTcacttttaaaaagaattttgcCTCCACCAATTTCAAACCTTTCAAAGCTAATGAGACTCTTGTGCTAGGCTCATGAACCTTCAGAACTAGGGTTGTTTTCAGTATTTCTCTCCTCTTTTCTCCTCCtaccttttcctcttttttaatttttcaggggatatttataggtttttttaggcttttttgtagattttatcaaagATTGATCAAAGCTTAGCCATTTGATCAAAATGAGAGAATTATGGATAAAAGTTAACTGCTAGAAGCACTTATTCTAGGCTAGTTTTGCAATGGTGGTTTTGGTCTTTAGGGGTTTTGCTAGACTTGGAGGGCAATGAGCCATTTTTCTAGCATTTTGATCTTGAGGGGGAGGTTTTAAATCCCTTGATAAGAACCATCTGAGAAGCTTTCAAGTGTAAAcacactggaaaaaaaaagggtggtttttttaaaaaatagatatcatgGTCAAGGTTGATTGGGTTGACCACTTTCAAGGCTTCACTAGAGCAACTTCAATGTAAACATCATTGAAAATCACCTAAAGTTGGTAGAGGAGGTGCACACCTTTCGTCTGGATCCAACTTTGCTCAATTTAAAGGTATGTAACTTCACATTCATTCGTTCAAATGTGTCAACTCGATCAACCCAGAATTTGAAAATGTAGGGAAAACTAATCGGGGACAAGATGTTAGAGATTTTTGTGGAAGAATTGGGATGTAAAGATCCAAATTCATGGGCATAAGGTTGTAGAGGGGGTGTTTTATTCACCTGagatcatagttattaaacctggctCGGCCCGGCCCAGCGGGTTGACCCggaacccggtcgacccggtggttGGACCGGTCcaggtttaataaaagaccggctggGGCAACAACCCAGCAAAACCCAGTCGACCCGGGCAAACCTGGACGAGACCCGTTGGATTTTGTATTAAGAATTGGAGATAAAGGGTTGGTGTTGTGGTTGTGAAGGAGAGTGAAGACTCTTATGCTGGTGTGTCATGTTGTAGTTTAGAGAAGACTCTTCACTGAAGAGAGTTGTAGCTGTTGGAAAGAGCTGGAAGGAGAGACCTTGTGATGGGAGTTGTTTGATTATCACCGTTGACTTGATCGAAATGGATGTAATGCTGCTGTAATTCCTGTGCTGGTGTGTCATTTTGTAGTTTAGAGAATCTATTTTCGTTGCTTGGTAGAAGGATTTTGATGGAGTCTAAGTCATCTTCAGACTTCTTCTTACTGTTGAGGAGTTGTCATGTGCCGCCAAGGCAGAAGCTTTCACTTTCCTTGAAGTGTTGCTACGTGggtgaatttgataaattagggctttaattttgaaagggttgtttataattttatatacatGTTGGTTATGCATGGGTGAATTTTCTATCTTGCCCTCTGTCTTGTTTTGCCAACATTACTTTTGGAGAAAGATTATTTCACCTTGGTATTTATCAATTAATACAagtaaaatagaataatttgataaaaaaaattaaaatatttttaaaattttaattatttacaacatgtatagcctatatttacatggatgtttttaaaaaaatttcatataaaatattaaaactttaaatatatattttttaatttttccgggttgacccgggttaacccatgaaacccgggacccggttcCTTGACCGAGTCAACctccgggccgggtttaataactatgcctGAGATGGTCGCAAACGCTACATTCATTCGTATGAACATGCTCACTCGATCATCCAAAATTACCAATGAAAGAGATGAACAATGGGTGAATGACACGTCATCTATGTTAAActctaaaaattagggttttttaataTGGGATTTGGCCAATTTTCATTTGATCCTTActctttcaattctttttaattacaccCGTAATTATCTTCCAACTTTTAATTGCATGCAATTGCACCCCTCCCAAATTCAAATACCATCCTTGGAGTTCAACGTCTTTTACGGACGAGtccttggtttttaatttgtttaatttcatccttaattgaccaaaaaaattcaattcctttcaatttgacccctgatttaACCAGTTTCTACCCCCAAAATTATACGCCACTTACAGGTTGGTCTTTAGTCTTGGAAATctgcaattaagtccttaattggcCTCCAAACTTTAATTTGTTTACAATTAAGCTcctaatttgaccaattaaaccttTCAAAAGTCTAATTTCAATccccaaacttcaatttcttccaattaacacCCAAAATGActccaaaaacttattttccttGCAAATAAgttctcaataaaattaattaagacttTTAAAATTCTCATTGAGTCCTTAACCAtccaaatttatatttctttacctcaaataaaaatatattcaccaATGGGACCTTTAGTCAGTTAGAATTGGTTTTCTATTTTTGCAAATGTTATACATTttagtcctccaactttttcACTTGTCATCTTGGTCCTCAACTACCAACTTGGGCAATCTTCTAGGctttcttcttgtatttttagattttcttcttctttattttaggGTCAAAAGTGGGTAGTAACGGTagtaatcataatcataaaaattaaaatattgtaaaatacCTATTATGACTTTTAATTTGCAGAATACCTATTATGACTTTTAACTTTACGTGGATCTTGATAAGACTAAATGAAACTAgcaatttatgatattaattgtgtacaaatgttatttattagttttgaaaTCGTGGAAAAAAATTGcactaaaattgaatttttcatgGTTGAATCAATAGATCATGCAATTAGGCTTACCACTAGTTGATGGGCTTGGCTAGTACCTATAATTTCACTTGAAAAAGataagtcttaaaaaaaaatatttttttaatgttaaatcaataGATGtataaagagggaaaaaaataaataggaagaGAAAACATCAAAGGCTCAAGAATGTGTATCTACGTGTGTTGGCTTAAAAATTGTATAATGGCCTAGCCTGGTTAGGTTTTTGGCTAGATTTTGCAAAACTTGGATTGTATGGCCTAGCTTGTCTGGCTAGGAAAAAATGTTTTGGCTTCCTAGCATGGTGATTGGGTGTATTTATACACCACtcccttgaattttctttataaagaaGGAGAGCATATc
Coding sequences within:
- the LOC7467401 gene encoding protein NRT1/ PTR FAMILY 5.10 isoform X3, whose product is MTISHLSNISSGTERSSAATPLIEAGDDSVNGSVDYKGNPVHRSTSGGWRSASFITVLVCVCSCGSCREVCIFWDIFEPYNVLDGSSWSVHGQCRRQCEYVVWHGHVAASFRSLCCRLFSWPLPDYYCRFSHLHLAFGQGGHKPCALAFGADQFDGQNPKESKAKSSFFNWWYFYSSVGVNLTLVVMVYIQDNLSWALGFGIPCIVMTTTLLILLLGSRTYRYSVNGNEKNPFMRIGRVIHRAIRNRHTTPPSAMPGEEDACQWHQSHEQFKFLNKALLAPDGSLVDQNVCSVSDVEDTKALLKLVPIWITSLAYATVFAQTTTFFTKQGATLDRTIVSGFKIPAASLQIFIGFAIILFIPVYDRIVVPISRGLTRKPSGITMLQRIGTGMVFSAISMVTAALVEMKRLETAKEHGLVDLPNVTVPMSIWWLVPQYILCGIADVLTIVGLQEFCYDQVPKELRSLGISLYLSILGVGNFLSSFLVSVIDEATSGDGQESWFANNLNRAHLDYFYWLLAGLSAVGFIAYLYFARSYIYSRGNTI
- the LOC7467401 gene encoding protein NRT1/ PTR FAMILY 5.10 isoform X1, translating into MTISHLSNISSGTERSSAATPLIEAGDDSVNGSVDYKGNPVHRSTSGGWRSASFITAVEVAERFAYFGISSNLITYLTGPLGQSTASAAANVNTWSGTATLLPLLGAFVADSFLGRYRTIIAASLIYILGLGLLTLAATLTSDSVHDFQNIKDAMLSTPSQFQVTLFFFSIYLVAFGQGGHKPCALAFGADQFDGQNPKESKAKSSFFNWWYFYSSVGVNLTLVVMVYIQDNLSWALGFGIPCIVMTTTLLILLLGSRTYRYSVNGNEKNPFMRIGRVIHRAIRNRHTTPPSAMPGEEDACQWHQSHEQFKFLNKALLAPDGSLVDQNVCSVSDVEDTKALLKLVPIWITSLAYATVFAQTTTFFTKQGATLDRTIVSGFKIPAASLQIFIGFAIILFIPVYDRIVVPISRGLTRKPSGITMLQRIGTGMVFSAISMVTAALVEMKRLETAKEHGLVDLPNVTVPMSIWWLVPQYILCGIADVLTIVGLQEFCYDQVPKELRSLGISLYLSILGVGNFLSSFLVSVIDEATSGDGQESWFANNLNRAHLDYFYWLLAGLSALGFSAYLYFARSYVYNRERAI